GTACGCGGTGAAAAATGGATGACGCTGAATACCGGCGATGAATACATTCGCTTGAGCGGCACGATCCGTCCGGACGATATTGGCTTTGATAACACCATCGCTTCGAACCGTGTTTCCAATGCTCGAATTCAATATTCCGGTACTGGCGTACAACAAGATATGCAAGAGCCTGGATTCTTGGCACGATTTTTTAATGTAGCTCTATAGCGATAATCACAGTGCCGATTGTTTGACCATCAACAAACGGTATTGGATTTAGAAGAAACTTAATGTAAATCAGAGCAATAGAGACAGGTTACTCCCATGAAAAAGCTAGCACTTGTACTTTTCGGCATGTTATTTCTTGCCACCACTGCTCATGCCGCTCGTATCAAAGACGTGGCAAAAGTTGCAGGTGTTCGTAGTAACCAATTGGTTGGCTATGGTTTGGTAACGGGTTTGCCGGGTACTGGCGAAACAACACCTTTTACAGATCAAACGTTTAACGCGATGCTGCAAAATTTTGGCATCCAATTGCCACCCGGCACTAAACCAAAAACCAAAAACGTGGCAGCGGTTATTGTTACTGCAGAGCTTCCTGCTTTCTCTAAACAAGGTCAAACCGTTGACGTCACCGTGTCTTCTATCGGCTCAGCAAAAAGCTTGCGTGGTGGTACGCTACTGCAAACTTTCCTGAAAGGTCTTGATGGGCAAGTGTATGCCGTCGCACAAGGTAACCTAGTCGTGAGTGGTTTCAGCGCACAAGGTAACGATGGTTCTAAGATTGTCGGTAACAACCCGAACGTCGGTATTATTTCGAGTGGTGCGACGGTTGAGCAAGAGATCCCAACACCATTTGGTCGTGGTGATTACATTACGTTCAATCTAATTGAGTCTGACTTTACAACTGCTCAGCGTATGGCTGACGCGGTGAACAACTTCCTTGGACCACAGATGGCATCCGCTGTAGACGCGACTTCAGTTCGAGTTCGTGCACCGCGTGAGATTAGCCAGCGTGTCGCTTTCCTATCTGCGATTGAAAATGTTGAGTTTGACCCTGCAGAGGGCTCAGCAAAGATCATTGTTAACTCTCGTACCGGTACCATTGTTGTTGGGAAGCACGTACGTCTTCGTTCAGCTGCTGTGACTCACGGTGGTATGACGGTAGCAATCAAAGAGAATTTAAGCGTTAGTCAGCCAAATGGTTTCTCTGGCGGACAAACCGTTGTTGTTCCTGACTCAGACATCGAAGTCACGGAAGGTGACGGTAAAATGTTTAAGTTTGAACCTGGTTTGACTCTGGACGACCTAGTAAGAGCGGTCAACGAAGTGGGTGCGGCTCCTTCTGACTTAATGGCAATCCTTCAAGCACTGAAACAAGCGGGTGCGATTGAAGGCCAGTTGATCATTATCTAAGGGGTGGGTCATGATTAAGAACAACAACGACATCGGCTTTATTCACGACATCGGCAGTCTTGATCGACTTCGTCAACAAGCGGTCAATGGTGAAGAGGGCAGTGAACAAGAAGCGCTTAAAGCCGCAGCAAAACAGTTTGAATCCATTTTTACTTCTATGCTGTTTAAGTCGATGCGCGATGCCAACTCTAGCTTCAAGTCAGACATGCTCAACAGTCAGAATGAACAGTTTTATCGTCAGATGTTGGATGATCAGATGTCGAGTGAGTTGAGCGCATCGGGTTCATTGGGCTTGGCAGATATGATTGTTGCTCAGCTTAGTGCTGGACAAGGTTCTGACAATCAAGAAACTAAGGTTCGCCAAGAAGGGTTTGATCCTGCACTTGAGCGCCCTAAATACTCTAAGAAAGTGGATAGAACAGAACGTCCAGAGACAGTGGCAAACGTGGCGGCACAGCCTGTTTCGTTCGACTCACCGGAGTCCTTCGTTGCCTCAATGAGTCCGTATGCTGAAAAAGCAGCGCGTGCTCTGGGTGTTGATTCATCACTACTTCTTGCTCAAGCCGCTCTCGAAACAGGCTGGGGCTCTAAGATGGTGAAAAACTCTTTGGGCAATAGTAATAACCTATTCAACATCAAGGCTGATCGTAGTTGGAAAGGCGATAAGGTTGCGACTCAAACGCTAGAGTTCCACGGAAAGACAGCGGTAAAAGAGCAAGCTTCATTCCGTTCATACGCTAACTTTGAAGAGAGCTTTAACGACTACGTGAAGTTCCTAAATGAGAATCCTCGTTACCAAACCGCGCTTCAACATCAAGGCAGCTCAGAGAACTTTATCAAAGGCATTCATAGTGCTGGATACGCAACTGACCCGAACTACGCCGACAAGGTGTTGAGAGTTAAAGCCAAAATCGATCAGATGAACTGATCCAATGATTCATAGAGAGCTCACCAACTGGTGGGCTCTTCTTTTATCTGTTTCTCTTTTCCTATCTATTTATCACCTTTTATCTTCCAACTCTCTTCTTTTAACGCCTTGTAATTAGTTTGGCACGTAAATTGCTTTTTAGACGTAAGGTTAATCAGTTTTACTGATTTTATTAGGTTTTTTTGGGGGCATTATGGC
The Vibrio pelagius genome window above contains:
- a CDS encoding flagellar basal body P-ring protein FlgI encodes the protein MKKLALVLFGMLFLATTAHAARIKDVAKVAGVRSNQLVGYGLVTGLPGTGETTPFTDQTFNAMLQNFGIQLPPGTKPKTKNVAAVIVTAELPAFSKQGQTVDVTVSSIGSAKSLRGGTLLQTFLKGLDGQVYAVAQGNLVVSGFSAQGNDGSKIVGNNPNVGIISSGATVEQEIPTPFGRGDYITFNLIESDFTTAQRMADAVNNFLGPQMASAVDATSVRVRAPREISQRVAFLSAIENVEFDPAEGSAKIIVNSRTGTIVVGKHVRLRSAAVTHGGMTVAIKENLSVSQPNGFSGGQTVVVPDSDIEVTEGDGKMFKFEPGLTLDDLVRAVNEVGAAPSDLMAILQALKQAGAIEGQLIII
- the flgJ gene encoding flagellar assembly peptidoglycan hydrolase FlgJ: MIKNNNDIGFIHDIGSLDRLRQQAVNGEEGSEQEALKAAAKQFESIFTSMLFKSMRDANSSFKSDMLNSQNEQFYRQMLDDQMSSELSASGSLGLADMIVAQLSAGQGSDNQETKVRQEGFDPALERPKYSKKVDRTERPETVANVAAQPVSFDSPESFVASMSPYAEKAARALGVDSSLLLAQAALETGWGSKMVKNSLGNSNNLFNIKADRSWKGDKVATQTLEFHGKTAVKEQASFRSYANFEESFNDYVKFLNENPRYQTALQHQGSSENFIKGIHSAGYATDPNYADKVLRVKAKIDQMN